The sequence CCCATCCGGTCAGCGAACCCCCGCTGCCGGTGCCGATTCTGCCGGCACCGGCACCGCCCTTCACGCCACCGGCGTCCACCGTCAATTCGGCAGCGGGCTCGGCGCCGTCCGGGCCGTCAACGGCGTCGACCTGCAGATCCAGCGTGGCGAGATCGTGGCCCTGCTCGGTCCCAATGGCGCCGGCAAGACCACGTTCCTCGACCTGGTCCTCGGCTTCACCGCCCCGACCTCCGGCTCCCTCACGGTCCTCGGAATGCCTCCGAAGCAGGCAGTGCTCGAGGGCCGGGTCGGCGCCGTGCTCCAGACCGGCGGCCTATTGAGCGACCTGACAGTCAAGGAGACCATGTCCATGGTCGCCGCCTGCCAGCCCCGCCACATCCCGGTCGAGGCCGCCCTCGAGCGGGCTGGCGCGGCACAGATCGCCGGTCGCAAGGTCCGCAAGTGCTCCGGCGGCGAGCAGCAGCGGCTGCGCTTCGCCCTCGCCCTGCTGACCGAACCTGACCTGCTACTCCTGGACGAGCCCACCGCCGGCATGGACGTGCGGGCCCGCAAGGAGTTCTGGGAGACCATGCAGGCCGAGGCTGAACGCGGCCGGACGGTCGTCTTCGCCACCCACTTCCTCCAGGAGGCCTCGGACTTCGCCGACCGGATCGTGTTGATGCGCGCCGGCCGCAAGGTGGTGGACGGCCCCGTGGATGAGGTCCTCGATACCGGTCACCGCACGGTCTCGTGTGTGTGGGACGGCCCCGGGACCCCCGAGGAGGTCGCGGTCAAGCTGGGACTTCCCGACGCCGTCGCGCGCCAGAACGGGCGGGTGCGGTTCACCGCACAGGACACGGACCGGCTCGCCGGCTTCCTGCTCTCCGCGGGACTGGCGCACGACCTCACCATTGCAGCGGCCTCACTGGACGAGGTCTTCCTCGATCTCACGTCCGACGATGCCACGGAAGGAACCCTGACATGAGCACCACCGTTTCCGCCCAGATTCAGCAGAGCCCGCATGGCCGGAGGAGGTCCCGGCTACGGATCATCACCGCATTCGCCGGCTGGGAGTTCCTCCGCAACGCCCGGATGGTGGAGTCCACCTTCTTCATCGTGGTCCTGCCCACCGTGCTATACCTGATGTTCGGCGCCCTGTCGGCCTACGGAGAGAGCCCGGTCGGCAACGGCAACATCGCCTCCTACAACATGACGGCCATGACGGTCTACGGCGCCACGATGGCGACGAGTGTGATCGCCGGATCAGCCGCCCTGGAACGCCAGCAGGGATGGGGCCGCCAGCTGGGACTGACCGGGCTGACCAGCACGGGCTACATGCTCGGCAAGGTGCTGGTGGCCTTGGGCATCGCCCTGATGCCCATCGTGGTGGTCTTCACCGTCGGCTCCCTGACGGGTGCGGCCTTCGATGAGGCGTGGATGTGGCCCGCGTCCGGCGCCCTGGCGCTGCTCGGGGCCATCCCGTTCGCGCTCTACGGGCTCGCGGCGGCCCTATTGTTCCGCTCGGAGGCGGCCGTCTCGGCGGCGTCCGGCATCCTCGTGGTCCTCGCGTTCTTCGGCAACCTGTTCATGCCGCTGTCCGGCACCCTGCTGGAGATCGCCCGATTCACGCCCGTCTACGGCATCGCCGCGCTGGCGCGGTGGCCACAGCTGGAGGGCACGGTCGTGAGCATGGAAGACGGCGGCGCCCCGATCAGCGACCCGTTGTGGGCGATCGTGCTAAACGTAGTGGCATGGACCATCCTCTTCGCCGCGATCTGCCTGGTCGCCTCCCGCCGTTCCACCCGGCGGGGCTGAGCTGATGCCCCGCGGGGCCAGGACCAGACCAGAGGGGTCCGAGGGGCCGGACGTGCCAGAGAGGTGCGAGGGGTCCGAGGGGCCGGACGTGCCAGAGAGGTGCGAGGGGTCCGAGGGGTCCGCCGACGGGATCGCTGTCCAGCCGGCGGGCGCCTTCGGGGCCGGCGAATGGCCCGAGGTCCCCCTGAAGGCCAACGAACGGGCCCCCGTCCTCATCACGGCCGGAGTCTGGCTGGTCTTCCTGGTGGTGCCGCTGGTGGCCATGGTCACCGGGGATGCTCCGCTCGGGACGAAGGTGCTCGGCTGCGCCGGTCTGGCGGCCTTCGTCGTGGTCTACATGGGGCATTTCATCTGGCCCTGGCCATGGCGCACTCTGCCGCATTGGGTGAACACCGCTGCGGCCACCGCCGTCCTGCTCCTCTGCGTCCTCGCCACCATCCCGGCGGGTGGACTCAACTCCTTCAATTTCCTGCCGTTCACGCTGGCCATCTGGATCTTTCCGCACCGGCTCAGGGTCGGCCTCCCGGTCTCCGTGGCTCTCTCAACGGCCTGGGTCGTGGTGGCCCTGAGCGTGGACTCCGGCGGCAGCCGCTTCTGGCTGGTCGTCCCCACCGTCATGGCCCTGGTGATCATGCTCGCGCTGCGCCTGGCCATGGAACGCGAGGAGCGCTCCCGCATCCTCGGTGAGGAACTGGCCCTCTCCCGCCAGCGCGAACGGTTCGGCCGGGACGTGCACGATGTCCTGGGCCACTCCCTCACCGTCATCACCCTGAAGACGGAACTGGCCCGCCGGCTGGTGGACTCCGACCCGGAGCAGGCCAAGGTCGAGCTCGACGAGGTCCTCGAGCTGTCCCGGCAGTCCCTGGCCGAGGTCCGCACCACCGTCGGTGGACTGCACGTCCCCGACCTGGGCGCCCAGCTCGCCTCCGCCCGCACCGCCCTCCAGGCCGCCGGCATCGCGTTCGACCTGCCTGAAGCCTCCTCCGTCGCCAGATTCCGTCCCGAACGCCGCGAACTCTTCGCGTGGTGCCTCCGGGAGGCCATCACCAACGTCATCCGCCACTCTGGTGCTTCGCACTGCACCGTCACCATCACCGCGGACCGGCTCACCGTGGCCGACGACGGCGCGGGCCTCAGCGAGCCTGCGTCGCCCGGCAACGGGCTCAGCGGCATGCGCCATCGGGTCACGGACGTCGGCGGTAGCCTCTCACTGAGTCAGGTCCATCCGGGGTCGGACCGACCGGGCACGACACTGGAGGTGCACCTGTGACGCATCCGAACGCGGCCGGCGTCGGGCCCATCCGGCTGTTGCTGGCCGATGACCAGGCCCTGGTCCGCGGGGCCCTGGCCGCACTGCTGGCGATGGAGTCCGACCTCGAGGTGGTGGCGCAGGTGGGCGACGGGACCACCGTGGCGGCCACCGTGGCCGAGCTGCGCGTGGACGTGGCCCTGCTGGACATCGACATGCCGGGACTGGACGGGATCGAGGCCGCCCGGGCCATCGCGGCCGGCGGGACGGGATGCCGCTCGCTGATCGTCACCACGTTCGGCCGGCCCGGTTACCTGCGGCGCGCCCTGGAGGCCGGGGCGAGCGGCTTCGTGGTGAAGGACACCCCGGCTGAGCAGCTGGCCCAGGCGGTGCGCTCCGTGCACGCGGGACGGCGGGTCGTGGATCCGTCCCTGGCGGAGGAGACCCTCGTGTCCGGGTCGAATCCACTGACCGAACGTGAGCGGGACGTGCTGCGCGCCGCGCTGAACGGTTCCAGCGTGCGGCAGATCGCCGCCGCCCTGTTCCTCTCCCCCGGCACCGTGCGCAACCACCTGTCCTCGGCCATCGGCAAGACCCACACCACCAACCGGACCGAGGCCGGCCTCGCGGCACGGGACAACGGCTGGCTGTAGAGCTATAGAGGAGTCAGAACGTCCGGGGCAGAATGCCCAGAGTCAGAACACCAGGCCGAACGCCCACACGCCGAGGGTCATGGTGACCAGGGTGATCAGCACGATGCCGATCAGGTTCAGGTACAGCCCGCCCTTGACCATCTGTCCGATGGTCACATAGCCGGAGCCGAAGGCGATGGCGTTCGGCGGCGTGGCCACGGGCAGCATGAAGGCGCAGGTGGCGGCCAGGGCCACCGGGATGCACAACAGCAGCGGGTCGACCCCGACGCCCATGGCCACCCCGCCCGCCACGGGCAGGAAGGTCGCCGCCGTGGCGGTGTTCGAGGTCAGCTCCGTCAGGAAGAGGATCGCCATGGCCATGATGGCCACGAGCAACCAGACGGGGATGTCGGACAGTCCGGCGACCTGCTCACCGATCCAGTCGGCGAGCCCGGAGCCGCTGAACTGGGCGGACAGCGCGAGCCCGCCGCCGAACAGCAACAGGACGCCCCACGGCAGCTTGACCGCGGACTCCCAGTCCAAGAGCCGGACGCCCCGGGCGGCGCCGGCCGGCAGCAGGAACAGCAGCACTCCGGCGACCATGGCGATGCCCGCATCACTGATGAGGTCCTCGAAGAGCAAGGGGATGGTGATCCAGGAGGCGGCGGCCAGCACGAAGATCGCCAAGACGCGGATCTCTCCGGAGGACATCCGCCCCAGCTTGGACAGTTCGTCCGCAATGAGTTCACGGCCGCCCGGGATCTCCTTGATCTCCGCCTTGAACAGCACGCGCGTCAGCAGGAACCAGACGATGAACATCATCACGATGGACAGGGGCACGCCGACGAGCATCCACTGCCCGAAACCGATGGTCACCCCGTGGGACTCGGCCATGTAGCCGGCCAGGAGGGCATTCGGGGGCGTGCCGATCAGGGTGCCGAGCGATCCGACGGAGGCGGCGTAGGCGATGCCGAGCATCAGGGCCGTGCCGAAGTTGGACTTGATGACGGCGTCCTTGACCTCCCCGGAGGTCGGATCGGAGGACTCCTCCACGGGGTTGGACTTGTCCGCCGCCACCACGAGGGTCAGCACGGACACGCCGATCGGGATCATCATCACGGCAGTGGCGGTGTTGGACACCCACATCGAGAGGAAGCCCGTGGCGATCATGAAACCGGCCACCACACCTCCGGGCCGGGTGCCCATGGCCCGCACCGTGACCAGGGCGATCCGCCGGTGCAGGTCCCACCGCTGCATGGCCAGCGCCAGCATGAAGCCGCCCATGAACAGGAAGATGATGTTGTTCCCGTAGGAGGCGCCCACATCGTCCACGCCGATGTCTTCCCCGAACACCGGGAAGAGGATGAGCGGCAGCAGGGCGGTCGCCGGGATCGGGATGGCCTCGGTCATCCACCACACCGCCATCAGCACCGCGACGGCGGCCGTCAGCCGCGCGTTGTGCTCCACGTCCGCGGGCATCGCCAGGAACACGACGGCGGCCAGCACCAGTCCTCCGCCGAATCCGATCCACCGCCGGAGGTGCAGGTTCCGCTCTTCCGCCGGTGCCCTCTCCCCGGGGGACCGGTGGTCGGTGGGCAGCTCCCGACCTGCCGGTCCTGTCGGTTCTGTCGGTTCTGTCGGTGTTCGGTCTGTGGTCTCCGAACGAGCCCGTCCCGTGGTGTCGGACATGGTGAACCGTCCTTTCGTGGCCTGGTCAGACCGTCTGTGACTAGCAATACAGTAAGGGCGGCTTCACCGGGAAATCGATGGTTGACCGGCTCCTCAACGCCGGCCTTCTCCTCCGTCCCTCCCCCGGGAGTTCAGCACCTCCGGTCTGGTTCCACGGCGGTGCGCTCCTATCGTGTCCGTGGCCTTTGGCAGTCTGGAGGCATGGAGACTTCAGCAGTGGTGTTGGTGGCCGTGGTGTGCGTGGTGGCGGGCCTGGTCGTGGGTGCGGTGATGGGTGGCTGGTTGGTCTGGACGCGCCTGCGCGGAACCTGGGCGGAGTCCGAGCGGGGAGCCAGGGACGAGGCCCAGGCGGCACGGAGCGAATTGTCAGAGGTCCAGGCCGCACTGGCCGCGGCGGAGGCCGAGAGCAGGGTTCTGGCCGCCGAGCGGACGGCGGACCGGGATCGTTCCGCCGCCGAGTCCAAGGTGCTGACCGCCCTCGCCCCTGTGGGGCAACGGCTGGAGACCCTGCAGCGGCAGGTCGGGATGCTGGAGCGGGACCGCGTGGAGCAGTACGGGCAGCTCTCCGAGCAGCTCAAGACCGCGGCCGCCACGGACTCGGCCCTGCTGGTGAACACCAAGACCCTGGTCGCCACCCTGAAGTCGACCTCGGCGCGGGGGCACTGGGGCGAGGTACAGCTGCGCCGGGTGGTGGAGGCCGCCGGGATGCTGCCCCACACCGACTTCTCCGAACAGGAGGTGCTGCGCGGGGATGAGGACCAGGTCCTCCGGCCGGACCTCGTGGTGCGGCTCCCCGGCGGAAAGTCGCTCGCCGTGGATGCCAAAGCGCCACTGGCGGCCATCCTCGAAGCCGAGGAACTGGCCGGCGATTCGACGACCGAGGGCGCCAGCCGGCGCCATGAGTTGCACCAGGCCCACGCCAAGGCGGTGCGCGCTCACGTGGACGCCCTCTCCGCCAAGGGCTACTGGCAGGGATTGCAGGACTCGCCCGAGCTGGTGATCTGCTTCCTGCCCGCCGAGTCCTTCCTGGCCGCCGCGCTCGAGGCCGACCCCGGCCTGCTGGACCACGCCTTCTCGAAGAATGTGGCCCTGGTGGCACCGGTGTCCCTGTTGACCGCCCTGAAATCGGTCGCCTACTCCTGGCGCCAGGAGACCTTGACCGAGAACGCGCGGGAACTCTTCGCGGTCTCGCGGCAGCTCTACCAGCGCCTGGGCACCCTTGGCGGGCATGTCACCAAACTGGGCAGTTCACTGAAGTCGGCGGTGGAGAAGTACAACTCCATGGTCGGCACGCTCGAGACCCGCGTGCTGCCCTCGGCCCGGCGCATCGGCGAGTTGAATCCCTCCAGCGTGGAGGGGATGCCCTCCGCTCCTCCCCTGGAGTCGACTCCGCGCGTCCTGTCCGCGGCGGAACTGCTGGAGGAGCCGGGCATGCCAGCAGATCCGCCCGTTGATCTCCGACGTCAGGCATGACGGAGCTCACACCGGAAGGGCGGCGTCTTGAGGAATAGGCCTGAGGGCCTCCGGGTTGAAAACGAATGGCTAGTTTAAATTTCAACTTCTTTACGTCTACGCCCTGATCCTGTCTGAAAGGACACCCATGCGCATCGGCTACATCGTCGGCTCCCTCGCCCAGAACTCCATCAACCGCCGTCTGGCCAAGGCCCTCTCGGCACTGGCCCCCGAGGGCGTGGAGTTCTTCGAGCTCCCCATCAGCGAGCTGCCCCTGTACAACTCGGACTTCGACGCCGACTACCCGGCTGCGGCCCTGGACTTCAAGGAGTCCGTCTCCTCGGCCGATGGCGTCCTGTTCCTCACCCCGGAGTACTCCCGCTCCCTCCCCGCCGCCTTGAAGAACGCCATCGAGTGGGGCGCCCGTCCCTGGGGCCAGGCCGTGTGGGGCGGCGTTCCCGCCGCCGTCATCGGCACCTCTCCTGGCGGCACCGGGACCGCCATGGCCCAGCAGCACCTGCGCAACATCCTGTCCCACCTGGACATGAAGACCATGGGTCAGCCGGAGACCTTCATCCAGTCCCGCGAGGGTGCCCTCGCCGAGACCGGCGAGGTCCAGGACGCCACGCTCCTGCCGGTTCTGCAGGGCTTCGTGGATGCTCTCGTCGCGCATGTGGAGGCCAACGCCCGCGTCGCCGTCTGACCCGGCGTTCTCTCCCCCGGGACATCGCACGTAGCCTCTGACGCTGCAATCGCGAGCCCCTCGACCCAAGCACCAGGGTCGAGGGGCTCGTGGCTGTTGCCACCCGGACCTCCTGCTCACTACCGCCGATGCCGTGATCCCACCCGCCATGCCGTAGACTGTCCGGTAGCCAACCGGTCAGGATCCTTCCTCGCCGGTGCCGGCCAGCACCGCGTTGAGTGGCTCTTGTGATGCCGCAGCCGCCCGTGCCAGGGCCGGGTCTTTCTTCCACCCGGACGGATTCCTTTTTCGTGACTTCTCTTCAGCCTGCCGCCGTTTCCGGCGGTTCTTCCACCATGCCCACTTCATCCGACTCGGAATTCGCCGAGCTCGGGGTGCCCGCCGGCCTGGCCGCCGCGCTGGCCCCGCAGGGCATCATCTCTCCCACCCCGATCCAGAAGGCCACCCTTCCGGATTCGCTCACCGGCCGTGACGTTCTCGGCCGCGGCCGGACCGGTTCCGGCAAGTCCTACGCCTTCCTGCTGCCGCTGGCCTCCCGCCTGAGCGGCGGGCGCTCGGCCACGGCCCGCCGGCCGCGGTCGCTCATCTTGGCTCCGACCCGAGAGCTGGCCCTCCAGCTCGAGGACTCCTTCAAGCCGCTCTCCGCGGCCAGTGGTCTGTCCTCGCTGACGATCTTCGGCGGCGTCGGCCAGAACCCGCAGGTCAAGGCGCTGGCGCGCGGCGTGGATGTCCTCGTCGCCTGCCCCGGCCGCCTCCTGGACCTCATGGGTCAGGGTCACGTTGACCTGTCCGGCGTGGAGATCCTCATCATCGACGAGGCCGACCACATGGCGGACATGGGCTTCCTGCCGATGGTCCGCCGCATCCTGGACAAGGTGCCCACCAAGGCTCAGAAGATGCTCTTCTCCGCCACTCTGGACGAGGGCGTCGGCGTGCTCGTCAAGAAGTACCTCAAGAACCCTGTGGTTCATGAGGCCGATTCGGCCGTCTCCCCGGTGGCGAAGATGGATCACCACGTGGTGTCCGTGGACGGGGATGACAAGCTGGCCGCCCTGGCCGACCTGTGCGCCGCCCCGGGCCGGACCATCGTGTTCACCCGCACCAAGTACGGGGCCAAGAAGGCCGCCAAGCAGTTGCGCCAGCGGGGCGTCTCCGCCCTGGAGTTGCACGGCAACCTGTCCCAGAACGCCCGCACCCGGAACCTGGATGCCTTCCACAACGGCACCGCCGGCACCCTCGTCGCCACGGACATCGCCGCCCGCGGCATCCACGTGGACGACGTCTCCCTGGTGATCCACTCCGACCCGCCCACCGAGCACAAGGCGTACCTGCACCGCTCCGGCCGCACGGCCCGTGCGGGCCAGGCTGGCACCGTGGTGACCTTGGCCGGGCGCGAGCAGCGCAATGAGGTCCGCACCCTGATGCGCGCCGCCAAGATCTCCCCGACGGTCCATGCCGACGGCGCCGACGACTCCCTGCTGGAGACGCTGGCCCCCGGTGAACGCTCGTTCCTGGAGGCCGCTGAGCTCGAGAAGCTCCTCGCTGTCTCCACGCCCAGCACCCAGCAGTCCGGCCAGAACGGCGGCGGCAATGGAGGTAGCGGTGGTCGCTCCGGCGGTCGCCAGGGCGGCGGATCCTCCGGTGCCGGTGGCCGTTCCGGCGGTCGCAATGGCTCACGAGGAGGCCGCAACGGTGGCCGTTCCGGCGGTCAAGGCAGTCAGGGCGGTCAGCGCGAGGGCCAGCCCGACGGCGGCCGGCCCCGCAGCGCCGCCGCGTCCGGTGAGCGTTCGGAGCGGTCCCGCAACGAGCGCCCCTCCCAGGATCGCGCCGGCAACGGTGGCGGCCAGGGCGGCCGCGGAACCGGCCGGCCGGGCAACCGCCGCGCGGGCACCTCGGCCGGGACGCCGACGGCGGGCGGCCGGGTGTACTCCTCGGAGTCCGGTGGACGCAACACCGACTTCCGGGAGAACCGGGACCATGAGGGCGGCCGCGAAGGCCGTGGTGGCGCCGGCCGCTCCCGCGGTGGCCCCAACCGCCGCTCCTCCAGCGCGCAGGGCTCGCCCCGCAGCTGACCCCGGACTGCAGTCCGGCTGAGCACAGCTGCCCGTGACACGGAGAGGCCCCCGCATCCAAGCAACCGGATGCGGGGGCCTCTCCGTGTGCGGGGGCTTCTCCGCGTGTGGGCAGTGTCGGAATCAGCCCATGGCGCCGGCGAGGGCGAAGATCACCCAGGCGATCACGAAGCCCATGACGCCGATGAGGGTCTCCAGCACGGTCCAGGTCTTCAGGGTGGTCTTGACGTCCATCCCGAAGAACCGGCCGACCAGCCAGAAGCCGGAGTCGTTGACGTGGGAGGCCACCACGGAACCCGCACCCACGGCGAGCACCATGGCGGCCAGCTGGACGGCGTTGTAGTCCGCAGCGGCCACTCCGGCGCTCACCAGGCCGGCGGCGGTGGTCAGGGCGACGGTCGCCGAGCCCTGCGCGATGCGCAACACGGCGGCGATAAGGAAGCCGGCGAGGATCAACGGCACACCCAGGTCAGAAAGCGAATCCTCCAGCGCATCACCGATGCCGGAGGTCCGCAGCACCGAGCCGAACATGCCGCCGGCACCGGTGACGAGGATGACGGAGCACACCGGACCGAGGGCGCCCTCAAGGGTCTTCTCCAGGACGGACTTGTCGGTGCCGCGGGCCCGGCCCAGGACGATCGTGGCCACCAGCAGGGTGATCAGCAGCGCCACCGGGGTCTCGCCCAGGACGCGCAGGACCTGGAACCAGGTGGAATCGCCCGTCCCCTCGGGCAGCATGCCGCCGCGGTTGAGGGTGTCCAGGCCGGTGTTGAGGAAGATCAGGAGCATCGGCAGCAGCAGGACCAGGACCACGGTCACGAACCGCGGCGGGTTCTTCTCCTGTTCCTCGTCTGCCCGTCCGAGCAGGGAGGGCACCGGCAGCTGCCAGCGCCGGCCGGCCCAACGTCCGAAGAGGTAACTGGTCACGTACCAGGTGGGCAGGGCCACCAGCAGACCGAGGAGCATCACCAGGCCAACGTTGGCCTCGAAGAACGTGGCGGCAGACACCGGCCCCGGGTGCGGAGGCAGGTAGATGTGCATGACGGAGAAGGCACCGGCCACCGGCAGCCCGTAGGACAGCACCGACCCGCCGAGGCGGCGCGCCACGGCGAAGACGACGGGCAGCATGACGACCAGGCCGGCGTCGAAGAAGATGGGGAAGCCGAACAGCAGGGAGGCGACACCGAGGGCGAAGGGGGCGCGCTTCTCACCGAACCAGCCGATGAGGGTGTCCGCCAGGACCTTGGCGCCGCCGGACATCTCCACCAGCCGGCCGAGCATGGCTCCCAGGCCCACCAACAGGGCGACGGTGGCCAGGGTGCTGCCGAAGCCCTCCGTCGCCGTGGAGACCACGAGGTTCGCCGGGATGCCCGCGGCGAAGGCGGTCAGGACGCTGACAAGGACGAGCGCCGGGAACGCGTGCATCCGCAGATACATGATGAGGAACAGCAACAGCGCGATCGCCGCGGCGGCGATGCCGAGCAGCGGTCCGGCCCCCAGGGTAGGGGTCCATTCTTCGATGGTCATGGGTGGGCCTTCGGGTCGGAGCGCAGCCCGGCGGCCCGGTCAGGACGGGGGCGTCAGCGCAAGATGGGGTAGCGCTTGCCGCCCCGGCACACGGTGACCAACGGCCGGCGGCCTCAGAGGTCGGCGACGATGGTCAGCGCCTGTTCGACAAGCTCGTCCACACTACCGGAGTTGACCAGCACCGCTCCGTCCTCGTCCATCCCGAGTTCCTCGAGTGTCGCGAGCTGGCTGGGCACCAGCGAGGCCGGCATGAAGTGGCCCGGGCGGTGCTCCATGCGATCGATGATGACCGCCGGATCGCTGGTGACGTGCAGGAAGAACACCCGGCCGGCAGCCTCCCGCAACAGATCGCGGTAGGTGCGTTTGAGGGCCGAGCAGGTGACGATCGTCCCGCCGGCGTTGGCCGCCGAGCCCATCCAGTCACGGATCGCCGCGAGCCAGGGCGCGCGGTCCTCGTCCGTCAGCGGCGTTCCGGACGCCATCTTCTCGATGTTGGCCGGGGAGTGGAACTCATCGGCCTCCGCATAGGACCGCTTCAACTCCTGAGCCAGGCGCTCGGCCAACGTGGTCTTGCCCGAGCCCGAGATGCCCATCAGGACCAGGTGGACAGTCTCCTGCGCGGCAGATGATGTGCCGGAACCCATCAGTTGCCGGTGTTGGTCCGGCGGCCGCCGAGGAAGTGGTCGGTGTCCCCGACCTTCTTCATCTCAGCGCGGAGCTCCTTGGGCAGCGAGAAGATGATGTCCTCCTCGGCCGTGACGACCTCCTCCACGGATCCATAGCCGTATTCGGCGAGCAGCGTGAGCACGTCCTGCACCAGGACCTCCGGAACGGAGGCGCCGGAGGACAGGCCGACGGTGGCCACACCCTCGAACCAGGACTCGTCCACCTGGTTGGCGAAGTCCACGCGTTCGGCCCGCTGTGCCCCGTACTCCACGGCGACCTCCTTGAGGCGCACAGAGTTGGAGGAGTTCGCGGAGCCGACCACGATCACGAGATCACAGGACGGGGAGATCTTCTTGATGGCCGCCTGGCGGTTGGAGGTGGCGTAGCAGATGTCATCCGAGGGCGGGTCCTGCAGGTTCGGGAACCGCTCGCGCAGGATGGAGACGATCTCCAGGGTCTCGTCCACGCTCAGGGTCGTCTGGGACAGCCAGATGAGGTTGTCCGGGTCCTGCACCTCAACGGTCCGGGCTTCCTCCGGGTTGTTGATGATGGTGGTGTGCTCGGGGGCCTCACCGTAGGTGCCCTCGACCTCCTCATGGCCCTCGTGGCCGATCAGCAGGATGCTGCGGTTCTGCTTGGCGAACCGGACCGCCTCGCGGTGCACCTTGGTGACCAGCGGGCAGGTGGCGTCGATCGTCTGGAGGTTGCGCTCGGCGGCCTCGTTGACGACGGCCGGGGACACCCCGTGGGCGGAGAACACGGTCAGCGCACCCTTGGGCACCTCGTCCAGCTCCTCCACGAAGATCACGCCCTGCTCCTCCAGGGTGTCCACCACGTGCCGGTTGTGGACGATCTCCTTGCGCACGTAGACGGGCGCCCCGTGGTGCTCGAGGGCCTTCTCCACGGCGATGACGGCGCGGTCCACACCCGCGCAGTAGCCACGCGGCGCGGCCAGCATGACCTTCTTGTCCCCGCTGACGACGGCGGCGGCCTCCACATCCTCGCGGGTGCGGCGGGCACGGGGCACCTGGGGCATCCCGATGGCGACGGGCGAACCGGCGGTGGCGGTGGGGACGGGAGTGGCAGCGGCTGCTGAGGGAACGGCTGCTGAGAGAACGGCGGACATATGTTCCAGTCTACCGGTGGACCCGGCACGGGCCACCTGCTGGTGAGGCACACCTCAATGCCCGGCGCGGCCCCGGGACCGCAGGCCGGAGGCCAGGCCCACGAGCAGGCCGAGCGCGGCGACCACCCCGCCCCCGACGATCAGGAGCAGGGTGTCCGGCATCGCGTAGTCGCGGATCCCCTCCAGCAGCGAATCCGCGGCAACCCGGGCGATGCCCTCCAGGTCGGCGGCGGGCTCCATCCGTCCCAGTGCCCACCGGCTGACTCCACCGGCCGCCAGCGCCGTGAGGCCGGCGATGAACAGCGGAGTGCCCTTCCGGCGGCGCGGTGCCGCCCACAGCGCCAGCAGGGCCACCACGGCGGCTGTTCCGGCCAGCCAGGGCCAGCGGTACAGGTTCTCCACGACCAGCACGACGACATCCGTGGGCACCGCGTCCGGATCCGGGACGGCGAGGTCCACGGACAGCAGAGACTCCCCCGCCTCCTCATTCCCGGCTTCCTGTCCCTCGGCCAGGCCCTCACGCAGCATCTCCGCCAGCGCCTCGCCGCCGGGAACCCCGGAGAGAGCCTCGGCCAACCGGTCCAGACCCAGCTCCACGAGCGGTGCAGCCTGCAGGTGCACGGTGCCGGACGTCGTCGTGTCCCC comes from Citricoccus muralis and encodes:
- a CDS encoding NADPH-dependent FMN reductase, which gives rise to MRIGYIVGSLAQNSINRRLAKALSALAPEGVEFFELPISELPLYNSDFDADYPAAALDFKESVSSADGVLFLTPEYSRSLPAALKNAIEWGARPWGQAVWGGVPAAVIGTSPGGTGTAMAQQHLRNILSHLDMKTMGQPETFIQSREGALAETGEVQDATLLPVLQGFVDALVAHVEANARVAV
- a CDS encoding DEAD/DEAH box helicase; its protein translation is MPTSSDSEFAELGVPAGLAAALAPQGIISPTPIQKATLPDSLTGRDVLGRGRTGSGKSYAFLLPLASRLSGGRSATARRPRSLILAPTRELALQLEDSFKPLSAASGLSSLTIFGGVGQNPQVKALARGVDVLVACPGRLLDLMGQGHVDLSGVEILIIDEADHMADMGFLPMVRRILDKVPTKAQKMLFSATLDEGVGVLVKKYLKNPVVHEADSAVSPVAKMDHHVVSVDGDDKLAALADLCAAPGRTIVFTRTKYGAKKAAKQLRQRGVSALELHGNLSQNARTRNLDAFHNGTAGTLVATDIAARGIHVDDVSLVIHSDPPTEHKAYLHRSGRTARAGQAGTVVTLAGREQRNEVRTLMRAAKISPTVHADGADDSLLETLAPGERSFLEAAELEKLLAVSTPSTQQSGQNGGGNGGSGGRSGGRQGGGSSGAGGRSGGRNGSRGGRNGGRSGGQGSQGGQREGQPDGGRPRSAAASGERSERSRNERPSQDRAGNGGGQGGRGTGRPGNRRAGTSAGTPTAGGRVYSSESGGRNTDFRENRDHEGGREGRGGAGRSRGGPNRRSSSAQGSPRS
- a CDS encoding GntP family permease, translated to MTIEEWTPTLGAGPLLGIAAAAIALLLFLIMYLRMHAFPALVLVSVLTAFAAGIPANLVVSTATEGFGSTLATVALLVGLGAMLGRLVEMSGGAKVLADTLIGWFGEKRAPFALGVASLLFGFPIFFDAGLVVMLPVVFAVARRLGGSVLSYGLPVAGAFSVMHIYLPPHPGPVSAATFFEANVGLVMLLGLLVALPTWYVTSYLFGRWAGRRWQLPVPSLLGRADEEQEKNPPRFVTVVLVLLLPMLLIFLNTGLDTLNRGGMLPEGTGDSTWFQVLRVLGETPVALLITLLVATIVLGRARGTDKSVLEKTLEGALGPVCSVILVTGAGGMFGSVLRTSGIGDALEDSLSDLGVPLILAGFLIAAVLRIAQGSATVALTTAAGLVSAGVAAADYNAVQLAAMVLAVGAGSVVASHVNDSGFWLVGRFFGMDVKTTLKTWTVLETLIGVMGFVIAWVIFALAGAMG
- a CDS encoding gluconokinase, whose protein sequence is MGSGTSSAAQETVHLVLMGISGSGKTTLAERLAQELKRSYAEADEFHSPANIEKMASGTPLTDEDRAPWLAAIRDWMGSAANAGGTIVTCSALKRTYRDLLREAAGRVFFLHVTSDPAVIIDRMEHRPGHFMPASLVPSQLATLEELGMDEDGAVLVNSGSVDELVEQALTIVADL
- a CDS encoding 4-hydroxy-3-methylbut-2-enyl diphosphate reductase, whose translation is MPQVPRARRTREDVEAAAVVSGDKKVMLAAPRGYCAGVDRAVIAVEKALEHHGAPVYVRKEIVHNRHVVDTLEEQGVIFVEELDEVPKGALTVFSAHGVSPAVVNEAAERNLQTIDATCPLVTKVHREAVRFAKQNRSILLIGHEGHEEVEGTYGEAPEHTTIINNPEEARTVEVQDPDNLIWLSQTTLSVDETLEIVSILRERFPNLQDPPSDDICYATSNRQAAIKKISPSCDLVIVVGSANSSNSVRLKEVAVEYGAQRAERVDFANQVDESWFEGVATVGLSSGASVPEVLVQDVLTLLAEYGYGSVEEVVTAEEDIIFSLPKELRAEMKKVGDTDHFLGGRRTNTGN